The sequence CGGCAATGCCCACGCCGTGATCCGTGACCCGTACAAACGGTTCCGGATCCTCACCGACCGTGACGGATATGGTTTGTCCCGCCGTGGAAGCCTCCAGTGCGTTGAGGCAAAGGTTGAGGATCACCTTGCCCATCTCCGCGCTGTCGACCATGACCCGCGCGTCCGGACCCTGAAAGTCCAGACGTTCCTGCGGCAGTGGACGGGTGGCGTCTTTTGCGAGGGACAGAAGGCCCACAGGCTCGCGCTTCAGGGTGTGACGGTCGGGAAGGCCTTTGAGCTGCGAAATGAGAATCTTCATCTTGCCCACCGTGCTGCCCAGGGAATCGACCAGATCCTTCTGGAACTCGGGATTGGCTATATGCTTTTGCGCGTTGTCGGCCATGAGCGAGAGCGTATAGACGTGATTTTTTAAATCATGGAGCACAAAGGCCGACACCTTGCCCATGATCTCCATCTCCCGCGACCGGGCCAATTGGTCCAGAAGGCGCATGTTCAAGAGGGATGAGGAGATGTGCCGAGCCATGGTGTCCATCAGCTCGAAGTCCTCCTCGTCGTATTCTTCCTTCGGATTGATGGGCGGGCCCAGCAACACGAATCCGTCCAGCACGTCTTCGCGGAAAATGGGGATGGCAAAGCCGGCCCGCGCGAGCCAGGGCGAGGGGTCGTCCACATCCGCCGCGCGCAGCACCGAGCGCCGGGCCTCTAGCGCCGTCACCAGGGCCGAACCTTTCTCGAAACCGCCTTCGTAGTGGTCCGTCTCCACCAGGCTGACGGGCAGATAGAGCTTGCGGCCATGATCGAAGAGAAAAAGCCCCGCGCCGACAATGCCGAAGGTTTCGCAGCAGGCCGATAATGCCGCCTGCTGCAGCTCGTTTTGCGTGCGGGCCGAGGCCAGGTGCTGGGTGAACTGCACCCACTGGATGCGGTAATCATACTTTTCGCCGTAAAAATGCATCTGCAGAAAAAGGCGGATCTTGCGGCGTACCGTGTCCGAGAGAAAAACGACCAGGAGTCCGAGCCCGGCCAGAAAGCTGACCACCAGCAGCACGGCCCGGCCCAGATCGTCTCCGAAAAGGCGCGCGCCCTCGCCGAGCAGCCCGAGCCCGACCAGATACAGCCCGGCCGCGACCAGGACCACGGACTTGAAGGCCAGCCGCCTCGAAAAGCTGATCCGTACTTCGGGGCCGCGCCGCAGGTCCGAAAACCACATCATGGCCGTGCCCAGAAGCAGGGCCAGGGAGCGCAGGCCCGCCAGGCTCATGTCGATGGAACGATGCAAAAGGCTCTGGCTGTAATAGAGGATCAAGGCAGCCAGGATGCTCACGGCCCCCAGAAGAATGAATTTGATCTTCCAGCGGCGGTGATGCACGGCCGCCGCCAGGGTGGCCTCAATGTTGAGAAGCGCCGCGACGCAGCACACGGCAAAACCGATATAGAAATAAAAGCTGCCGGGAAGAAGGAAAAGAAGGCCTTCGGCCACGAAATCCGGCGCAAAATAGGCGCCCTGCGCAGCCAGGTATCCGGCCCAGGGCAGCATGAGGCAGGACAGGAGAATCAGCGCGCGCTGCGTTCCGGGCAACCTGCCCTCTTCATAATCCCGGGCAAAAAGGGCCGTGAACCAGATCCA is a genomic window of Desulfomicrobium baculatum DSM 4028 containing:
- the prsK gene encoding XrtA/PEP-CTERM system histidine kinase PrsK, translated to MTPSFVSFLTTLCAVILALGFAARMLLGVMRADRSRASGALALALVLSAGLEALDLLTLLYPEAVQAWRMAGLLVEGALGPAWIWFTALFARDYEEGRLPGTQRALILLSCLMLPWAGYLAAQGAYFAPDFVAEGLLFLLPGSFYFYIGFAVCCVAALLNIEATLAAAVHHRRWKIKFILLGAVSILAALILYYSQSLLHRSIDMSLAGLRSLALLLGTAMMWFSDLRRGPEVRISFSRRLAFKSVVLVAAGLYLVGLGLLGEGARLFGDDLGRAVLLVVSFLAGLGLLVVFLSDTVRRKIRLFLQMHFYGEKYDYRIQWVQFTQHLASARTQNELQQAALSACCETFGIVGAGLFLFDHGRKLYLPVSLVETDHYEGGFEKGSALVTALEARRSVLRAADVDDPSPWLARAGFAIPIFREDVLDGFVLLGPPINPKEEYDEEDFELMDTMARHISSSLLNMRLLDQLARSREMEIMGKVSAFVLHDLKNHVYTLSLMADNAQKHIANPEFQKDLVDSLGSTVGKMKILISQLKGLPDRHTLKREPVGLLSLAKDATRPLPQERLDFQGPDARVMVDSAEMGKVILNLCLNALEASTAGQTISVTVGEDPEPFVRVTDHGVGIAEEFMAGGLFAPFKSTKAKGMGIGLYQCKQIVEAHGGRIEVRSALGEGAEFVVCLGDRQDL